A portion of the Pseudorasbora parva isolate DD20220531a chromosome 1, ASM2467924v1, whole genome shotgun sequence genome contains these proteins:
- the LOC137078451 gene encoding uncharacterized protein, with product MNIYRQLAKRVNPGTWREYSCDDIAGIPRQHHSNNCGLFVLMYALYVVMEGRFDFNESDMLTIRRWWCMLLLNNYPLKSDAERKELLKKRRAERAEVMETPLPVDYMTKMPPEILWQILMGVVIDDGDVAYLRLSLTCKIFRDIVSNPKFKEQAHFIWLDSVVNWCAFSTQYKQQFRVSYSVTRCLHCSALFKDCPPGYVGDGRRGVLRGFYSIKDFEGYCSVDCFFSDGGEFQ from the exons ATGAACATTTACAG ACAACTAGCAAAACGTGTAAATCCTGGGACGTGGAGGGAGTACAGCTGTGACGACATTGCA GGCATTCCCAGACAACATCACTCAAATAATTGTGGATTGTTTGTGTTGATG TACGCACTCTACGTTGTAATGGAGGGGCGTTTTGATTTCAATGAA AGTGACATGCTGACAATTAGACGGTGGTGGTGCATGCTACTACTGAATAATTACCCTTTAAA GTCAGACGCTGAAAGAAAGGAACTCCTGAAGAAGAGAAGAGCGGAGAGGGCAG AGGTGATGGAAACCCCATTGCCTGTGGATTACATGACCAAG ATGCCACCTGAGATCCTGTGGCAGATCCTGATGGGAGTTGTCATAGATGATGGCGATGTGGCTTACCTGAGGCTTTCGCTGACATGCAAGATTTTCAGGGACATTGTCAGCAATCCCAAATTCAAGGAACAGGCGCACTTTATATGGCTGGACA GTGTTGTGAACTGGTGTGCTTTTTCGACACAATACAAGCAACAGTTTCGGGTGTCCTACTCGGTGACTAGGTGCTTGCACTGCTCTGCACTGTTCAAGGACTGCCCACCCGGGTATGTTGGCGACGGCAGGAGGGGAGTCCTGCGAGGATTTTATTCAATTAAGGACTTTGAGGGCTATTGCTCTGTTGACTGTTTTTTTAGTGATGGAGGGGAATTTCAGTAG